Proteins from a single region of Methanoculleus taiwanensis:
- a CDS encoding small multi-drug export protein, translating to MNLSGVIIWLRQAAEALAFILVLSVLLPLLFGYAAGIPVGRVLALIGSTVVLQANGAFAGAGLGMAPWEILVIMTLVELGAVLGILTICDTFAMTSERVRRFLAKIEARMRKFPWASRYGAVSLIVLPALPIIGLYTSIVIAWLLRWNRLQSVLFITIGWIGVVVFVLLLAFGFISIVF from the coding sequence ACTGGCGTTCATCCTGGTACTCTCCGTGCTCCTGCCGCTCCTCTTCGGCTACGCGGCCGGCATCCCGGTCGGGCGGGTGCTGGCGCTGATCGGTTCGACTGTCGTTCTGCAGGCGAACGGCGCCTTTGCCGGGGCGGGGCTCGGGATGGCGCCCTGGGAGATTCTCGTGATCATGACCCTGGTGGAGCTCGGGGCGGTTCTCGGGATCCTGACGATCTGCGATACCTTCGCCATGACATCGGAGCGGGTTCGCAGGTTCCTCGCAAAGATCGAAGCGAGAATGCGAAAGTTCCCCTGGGCATCGCGGTACGGAGCCGTTTCGCTCATCGTTCTCCCTGCACTGCCGATAATCGGCCTCTACACCAGCATCGTGATCGCCTGGCTTCTCCGGTGGAACCGGCTCCAGTCGGTTCTCTTCATCACCATCGGCTGGATCGGGGTGGTCGTCTTCGTCCTCTTACTCGCATTCGGGTTTATCAGTATCGTCTTCTGA